A region from the Eptesicus fuscus isolate TK198812 chromosome 1, DD_ASM_mEF_20220401, whole genome shotgun sequence genome encodes:
- the KIAA1210 gene encoding acrosomal protein KIAA1210 homolog, whose translation MAASLKEASANLEVLEASDEGKKKSKFKAFKNFFGKKKRKEPEAIQRRSSSSLKPSSSNSSINNSSLNLVQEGQQPTFRKSLRVRRSMSKSLSHESIFMLESEPESPQRKIYPSPELQSGRSLERSVSRTLSITSSVHRSVSGTLLGVMPHYVHRSGIWIGGSKITEIPPLRARQPNINPSLTRSDTISKDFEEISADDESPKTPRKKAFPPMLTMKKSSFEPSSIPMRAQSLTTFATLTSPSSPQLSVSFSTPATTQGCLDSSAARHKMALNPRKQKKYLQATMKPKQEEPSLPLVSEEKTKPKAVIQKKLKDSAGPSSQEQSIKTEIYMTTDQAANADAAESQGCSWPAAYGKRHGKKESSVSEKNECGSIGWSFIQPSRGLDLGNRAGYPSADKIDRDSPFCHFSLETQVMKQPRAPQVENTTPQELLSDENDTRRRMAGLDVKTRKASISYIRPNDMKESMDSGPSQYLEDGVSGTKKSEAITSLSSMVENPSTSQEDTMFSVAGEAQVHMDPSHIQSEEEEASSFDSKSDQFEMKSAQDISTICKETPSGNVIQAFPASVLDMASALTEGGISVERMPPRSLSQSLGKPEAEGVSLDSDSISELESGSEELDHEYSFQSVMKSKGDQEAFPDSKSFVGNLCSSHEQLAARCASQALEEPEDKVPTESNSNSAKHSNPNDWSSSEEDMPPRHPSPVLGAPTAQQEISVSKNTLEEELVVSMEQTPPRHLPQPSVKPSVEQQLSSGSASAFSEWVSTPPMNFFHPWLSPKSEEQASEGQASIAPEWGIFMEPLPPRMHSRRLMKHKIEQPISSGPEIEGITSTELKPSRNNSQTPVKPIAEQEISAGPESTAVKGSISMEPPSPNVLAQPMMNPKVEQNMFLGSEGADKVILVEPTLPECSTNPQDEHVFSENTASNKDMFVEPLPPNYPGQPLVKLTFQPQTIPSDPGSASTEWSDPVELMPPRHTMDSWVSTSFEQQPSASPESTAVEWGNPTEPLPPKMPSQSLRRPVAEQEVFSGSMSAPEEWSGLVQLKPPQYTLQPWVSPKFEQQTYAGPESTMTERSISMEPLPPRKPSQHWMKSVVKQPISAGPKSVAIERDISTELLPPRHWSIVRHKIQKMMPTSENAAVGCISERPLPIEYPIHFSKPNIHEISLHPENTAVEGGMSKKSLHLKCPSQSFVKFMAQHVFSESPNMEEQVYVDPLSSNQPSKYLLKPAVEHQVFSGCESADIEGGISSKLLPTKHPLQSSGRPEDPQGVFSYSENAPVKCSYPQEQLLPGYLSQAWRKFKYEQEVTSVSESSLKEWKSSEEQLPSKCPIQAEDGAEFQPQISSTGSVSVPVERSSAENRLPPRHPFQAFADPQYKQQVYSSSMSAAAKGTIFESNPSSWTLPRGPASPSKTRGHSQDSEDLFKDISTPATKPVRFTLAPAWPPSTSGDTYSKEDVLESSDQNNDYSNLSTSEADVENVFGVRLKRIPSSQKYKSKEQNNSTKLPSLSLGPVSSYTGREPQIRSASQGLLGIAKNLTTTSDVAEKQKSKPKSDSMPKKKPDYKIPGKAPGKHSGYATSEPSWITMVKQKQKNSTTQVPTKELKTNNRAGAKAGTKVPRYEGADLAKQSQQREISISNVNRQQKTAQIKLLDYTKAVGYENEKIIQVPAMRKETRQSSAHPAMFQEPAEPIWFSMAKKKAKAWSQITETMQF comes from the exons ATGGCTGCATCACTAAAGGAAGCTTCTGCCAATCTGGAAGTTCTGGAGGCCAGTGATGAGG GAAAGAAGAAATCTAAATTTAAAGCCTTCAAGAATTTTTTTGgcaagaagaagagaaaagagccTGAAGCTATCCagagaagaagcagcagcagcctgaAACCAAGCTCGTCCAACAGCAGTATCAACAACTCTTCTCTGAATCTGGTTCAGGAAGGTCAACAACCTACATTTAGGAAATCTCTGAG gGTCAGGAGAAGCATGAGCAAATCCCTGTCCCATGAAAGCATCTTCATGTTGGAGTCTGAGCCTGAAAGCCCACAACGTAAAATATACCCCTCTCCAGAGCTCCAGAGTGGCAGATCTCTGGAG agATCTGTTTCCAGAACTCTGTCTATCACTAGTAGTGTGCATAGATCTGTTTCTGGAACTCTGCTTGGAGTTATGCCCCATTATGTGCACAGAAGTGGAATCTGGATTGGAGGATCCAAGATCACTGAG ATTCCACCACTGCGCGCACGCCAGCCCAACATCAACCCATCCCTTACACGATCTGACACAATCTCTAAGGACTTTGAAGAAATCTCTGCTGATGATGAGTCACCTAAGACCCCACGAAAGAAGGCTTTTCCACCGATGTTGACAATGAAGAAG AGCTCCTTTGAGCCCTCATCTATACCCATGCGTGCACAGTCCTTGACAACATTTGCCACGCTCAcctctcccagcagcccccagctATCCGTTAGTTTCAGCACCCCAGCTACCACCCAGGGCTGTTTGGATTCTTCAGCTGCTCGACACAAGATGGCTTTAAACCCCCGAAAACAAAAGAAGTACCTTCAAGCGACT aTGAAGCCAAAGCAGGAGGAGCCAAGCCTTCCACTGGTTTCTGAagagaaaaccaaaccaaaagcAGTTATCCAAAAGAAGCTCAAAGACAGTGCAG GTCCCTCAAGTCAGGAACAGAGCATCAAAACTGAGATTTATATGACAACAGACCAGGCTGCAAATGCAGATGCTGCTGAGAGTCAGGGCTGCTCATGGCCAGCAGCATATGGAAAACGACatggaaaaaaagaatcaagtgtTTCAGAAAAGAATGAGTGTGGATCCATAGGATGGAGCTTTATACAACCTAGTCGAGGGCTTGACTTAGGTAATAGAGCTGGGTACCCATCTGCCGACAAAATTGACAGGGATAGCCCTTTCTGCCACTTTTCCTTGGAGACACAAGTCATGAAGCAGCCCAGAGCTCCACAAGTAGAAAACACTACTCCTCAGGAGTTGCTTTCAGATGAAAATGACACGAGAAGGAGAATGGCTGGTTTAGATGTTAAAACCAGAAAAGCATCAATATCATATATCAGACCTAATGACATGAAAGAGTCCATGGATAGTGGCCCATCACAATACCTTGAAGATGGGGTTTCTGGAACTAAGAAGTCAGAAGCCATAACTTCTCTTTCATCAATGGTGGAAAACCCTTCTACAAGCCAAGAAGATACCATGTTCTCAGTGGCAGGGGAGGCTCAGGTGCATATGGATCCCTCTCATATTCAGTCAGAAGAGGAAGAAGCTTCCAGCTTTGATTCAAAAAGTGACCAATTTGAAATGAAGTCAGCTCAGGATATCTCAACTATCTGCAAGGAAACGCCTTCTGGAAATGTCATCCAGGCCTTTCCAGCAAGTGTTTTGGATATGGCAAGTGCTTTGACAGAGGGAGGAATTTCTGTAGAGAGGATGCCTCCCAGAAGCCTTTCCCAATCTTTGGGGAAGCCGGAAGCTGAAGGAGTCTCCTTAGATTCAGACAGTATTTCAGAGCTGGAAAGTGGTTCTG AGGAGCTGGATCACGAATATTCGTTCCAGTCTGTGATGAAGTCCAAAGGTGATCAAGAAGCCTTCCCAGATTCAAAAAGTTTTGTTGGGAACTTGTGCAGTTCTCATGAGCAGCTGGCTGCCAGATGTGCTTCCCAGGCTTTGGAGGAGCCTGAAGACAAAGTGCCCACAGAATCAAATAGTAATTCTGCAAAACACAGTAATCCTAATGATTGGAGCAGTTCTGAGGAAGATATGCCTCCCAGACATCCTTCCCCGGTGTTGGGGGCGCCCACAGCCCAACAGGAAATCTCGGTTTCAAAGAATACACTTGAGGAGGAGTTGGTTGTATCTATGGAGCAGACTCCTCCCAGACACCTTCCTCAGccctctgtgaagccatctgttgAGCAGCAACTCTCCTCAGGTTCAGCGAGTGCTTTTTCAGAATGGGTGTCAACACCTCCCATGAACTTTTTCCATCCCTGGCTGAGCCCTAAATCTGAGGAACAAGCCTCTGAAGGTCAAGCAAGTATTGCTCCTGAGTGGGGCATTTTTATGGAGCCACTACCTCCCAGAATGCATTCAAGGCGCCTGATGAAGCATAAAATTGAGCAACCAATCTCCTCAGGCCCAGAAATTGAAGGGATCACTTCTACGGAGCTGAAGCCTTCAAGAAATAATTCTCAGACCCCAGTGAAACCAATAGCTGAACAAGAAATCTCTGCAGGTCCAGAGAGCACAGCTGTTAAGGGGAGCATTTCTATGGAGCCTCCTTCTCCTAACGTTTTAGCCCAGCCCATGATGAACCCAAAAGTTGAACAAAATATGTTCTTAGGTTCAGAGGGTGCTGATAAGGTCATTTTAGTGGAGCCAACACTCCCTGAATGCTCAACAAATCCTCAAGACGAGCATGTCTTCTCAGAGAACACTGCTAGTAATAAGGACATGTTTGTGGAACCCCTGCCTCCAAACTACCCTGGCCAGCCATTGGTGAAGCTTACCTTCCAGCCTCAGACTATTCCCAGTGACCCAGGGAGTGCTTCCACAGAATGGAGCGATCCTGTGGAGCTGATGCCTCCCAGACATACAATGGACTCCTGGGTGAGCACCAGCTTTGAACAACAACCCTCTGCAAGTCCAGAGAGCACTGCTGTGGAGTGGGGAAATCCTACAGAGCCACTACCTCCCAAAATGCCTTCTCAGTCCCTAAGGAGACCAGTTGCTGAGCAAGAAGTCTTCTCAGGTTCAATGAGTGCTCCTGAAGAATGGAGTGGTCTTGTGCAGCTGAAGCCTCCTCAATACACTTTGCAGCCCTGGGTGAGCCCTAAATTTGAGCAACAAACCTATGCAGGTCCAGAGAGCACCATGACTGAGAGGAGCATTTCTATGGAGCCTCTGCCTCCCAGAAAGCCTTCACAGCATTGGATGAAATCAGTAGTCAAACAACCAATCTCTGCAGGTCCAAAGAGTGTTGCCATTGAGAGGGACATTTCTACAGAGCTACTGCCTCCCAGACATTGGTCCATTGTGAGACATAAAATCCAGAAAATGATGCCAACTTCTGAGAATGCTGCTGTTGGGTGCATTTCTGAGAGGCCACTGCCTATCGAATATCCCATCCACTTCTCAAAGCCTAACATTCATGAAATATCCTTACATCCAGAGAACACTGCTGTTGAAGGAGGTATGTCTAAGAAATCACTACATCTCAAGTGTCCTTCTCAGTCATTTGTAAAATTTATGGCACAGCATGTCTTTTCAGAGAGCCCTAATATGGAGGAGCAGGTTTATGTGGATCCTCTGTCTTCTAATCAACCttccaaatatttgttgaaacctGCAGTTGAGCACCAAGTTTTCTCAGGTTGTGAGAGTGCTGATATTGAGGGAGGCATTTCTTCAAAGCTGCTGCCTACAAAACACCCTTTACAGTCCTCGGGGAGGCCTGAAGACCCACAAGGAGTTTTCTCATATTCAGAAAATGCTCCTGTTAAGTGCAGCTATCCTCAAGAGCAGCTGCTTCCTGGATACCTTTCCCAGGCATGGAGGAAGTTTAAGTATGAGCAAGAAGTAACCTCAGTTTCTGAGAGCTCTCTTAAAGAATGGAAGAGTTCTGAAGAGCAGCTGCCTTCCAAATGCCCTATTCAAGCTGAGGACGGGGCTGAATTCCAGCCACAGATTTCCTCAACAGGCTCAGTGAGTGTACCTGTAGAGAGGAGCAGTGCTGAGAATCGTCTGCCTCCCAGACACCCTTTCCAGGCTTTTGCAGACCCTCAATATAAGCAACAAGTTTATTCAAGTTCCATGAGTGCTGCTGCCAAGGGAACCATTTTTGAGAGCAATCCTAGCAGCTGGACCCTCCCAAGAGGTCCAGCTTCTCCAAGCAAAACTAGGGGACACAGCCAAGACTCTGAAGACCTCTTCAAGGACATCTCAACTCCTGCTACCAAACCTGTGAGGTTCACCCTTGCTCCTGCCTGGCCACCATCCACTTCTGGGGACACTTACTCTAAGGAGGATGTTCTTGAGAGTAGTGATCAAAATAACGACTATTCAAATTTATCCACCAGTGAGGCTGATGTTGAAAACGTCTTTGGAGTTCGACTGAAAAGGATCCCTTCCTCACAGAAGTACAAGAGTAAGGAACAAAACAATTCTACCAAGCTTCCTTCACTCTCCTTGGGCCCAGTTTCATCTTACACAGGTAGAGAACCACAAATCAGAAGTGCTTCCCAGGGGCTCCTGGGCATCGCCAAGAACCTTACCACAACATCTGACGTTGCAGAGAAGCAAAAGAGCAAGCCCAAATCTGACAGCATGCCCAAGAAGAAACCTGATTACAAGATCCCAG GAAAGGCTCCTGGTAAACACTCAGGTTATGCCACCTCAGAGCCATCTTGGATAACCATGGTCAAACAGAAGCAGAAGAATTCCACGACCCAGGTTCCTACGAAAGAGCTGAAAACCAATAATAGAGCTGGAGCAAAGGCTGGCACTAAAGTGCCTAGATATGAG GGAGCTGACCTTGCAAAACAAAGCCAACAAAGAGAGATTTCCATTTCCAATGTCAATAGACAGCAGAAGACGGCACAGATAAAGCTACTTGACTATACCAAAGcag